A single Hyperolius riggenbachi isolate aHypRig1 chromosome 12, aHypRig1.pri, whole genome shotgun sequence DNA region contains:
- the NDEL1 gene encoding nuclear distribution protein nudE-like 1 isoform X1: MISLNMDNEEIPEFTSPKEEILYWKELSRTYKQSYQEARDELVEFQEGSRELEAELETQLVQAEQRNRDLLADNQRLKYEGESLKEKLEHQYSQSYKQVSLLEDELSRARSIKDQLHKYVRELEQANDDLERAKRATIVSLEDFEQRLNQAIERNAFLESELDEKESLLVSVQRLKDEARDLRQELAVRERQTDGRKSAPSSPTLDCEKADSAVQASLSLPATPVGKISDNSFTSPKGIPNGFGTTPLTPSARISALNIVGDLLRKVGALESKLAACRNFAKDQASRKSYVPGSMNSSSSSTSSILNSGTKFSHPGHTTFFDKGQEKVILPTLFMVDYYRQAAAGSLGPPFPRAFQTHPRLVNGAYMTM, encoded by the exons ATTTCCCTAAACATGGACAATGAAGAGATCCCGGAGTTCACCAGCCCCAAAGAGGAGATCCTGTATTGGAAGGAGCTGTCCAGGACGTATAAACAGAG CTACCAGGAGGCGCGGGACGAGTTAGTGGAGTTTCAGGAGGGCAGCCGAGAGCTGGAGGCCGAGCTGGAGACGCAACTTGTTCAGGCAGAGCAGAGGAATCGCGACTTGCTAGCGGACAACCAAAGGCTAAAGTACGAGGGGGAGAGCCTGAAG GAGAAGTTGGAGCATCAGTACTCCCAGAGCTACAAACAGGTGTCGCTGCTGGAGGATGAGCTGAGCCGGGCGCGTAGTATTAAGGACCAGCTACATAAGTATGTCAGAGAGTTGGAACAGGCCAACGACGACCTGGAAAGAGCCAAGCG GGCAACCATCGTGTCTCTAGAGGACTTTGAACAGAGGCTAAATCAGGCCATTGAGAGGAACGCGTTTTTGGAGAGCGAGCTCGATGAAAAGGAGTCTTTGTTAGTCTCCGTACAGAGATTAAAGGACGAGGCGCGAG attTAAGGCAGGAATTAGCCGTACGGGAAAGACAGACGGATGGAAGAAAATCCGCTCCGAGTTCCCCGACTTTGGACTGTGAGAAGGCGGACTCGGCTGTCCAGGCCTCTCTGTCGCTACCGGCCACCCCTGTGGGCAAAATCTCAGACAACAGCTTTACCTCTCCTAAAG GTATTCCCAACGGTTTCGGTACCACTCCCCTCACTCCTTCCGCCAGGATATCTGCACTTAACATTGTGGGGGACCTCTTGAGAAAAGTGGGT GCCTTAGAATCCAAGCTTGCTGCATGCAGGAACTTTGCCAAGGACCAGGCGTCGCGCAAGTCTTATGTCCCGGGAAGCATgaacagcagtagcagcagcacaagcAGCATACTAAACAGCGGAACAAAGTTCTCCCATCCCGGGCACACTACGTTCTTTGATAAGGG GCAGGAAAAGGTCATACTGCCCACGTTGTTTATGG TAGATTATTACAGACAAGCGGCTGCCGGGTCACTGGGGCCGCCCTTCCCGAGAGCGTTCCAGACGCACCCCAGATTGGTAAACGGAGCGTACATGACAATGTAG
- the NDEL1 gene encoding nuclear distribution protein nudE-like 1 isoform X2: protein MISLNMDNEEIPEFTSPKEEILYWKELSRTYKQSYQEARDELVEFQEGSRELEAELETQLVQAEQRNRDLLADNQRLKYEGESLKEKLEHQYSQSYKQVSLLEDELSRARSIKDQLHKYVRELEQANDDLERAKRATIVSLEDFEQRLNQAIERNAFLESELDEKESLLVSVQRLKDEARDLRQELAVRERQTDGRKSAPSSPTLDCEKADSAVQASLSLPATPVGKISDNSFTSPKGIPNGFGTTPLTPSARISALNIVGDLLRKVGALESKLAACRNFAKDQASRKSYVPGSMNSSSSSTSSILNSGTKFSHPGHTTFFDKGQEKVILPTLFMDYYRQAAAGSLGPPFPRAFQTHPRLVNGAYMTM, encoded by the exons ATTTCCCTAAACATGGACAATGAAGAGATCCCGGAGTTCACCAGCCCCAAAGAGGAGATCCTGTATTGGAAGGAGCTGTCCAGGACGTATAAACAGAG CTACCAGGAGGCGCGGGACGAGTTAGTGGAGTTTCAGGAGGGCAGCCGAGAGCTGGAGGCCGAGCTGGAGACGCAACTTGTTCAGGCAGAGCAGAGGAATCGCGACTTGCTAGCGGACAACCAAAGGCTAAAGTACGAGGGGGAGAGCCTGAAG GAGAAGTTGGAGCATCAGTACTCCCAGAGCTACAAACAGGTGTCGCTGCTGGAGGATGAGCTGAGCCGGGCGCGTAGTATTAAGGACCAGCTACATAAGTATGTCAGAGAGTTGGAACAGGCCAACGACGACCTGGAAAGAGCCAAGCG GGCAACCATCGTGTCTCTAGAGGACTTTGAACAGAGGCTAAATCAGGCCATTGAGAGGAACGCGTTTTTGGAGAGCGAGCTCGATGAAAAGGAGTCTTTGTTAGTCTCCGTACAGAGATTAAAGGACGAGGCGCGAG attTAAGGCAGGAATTAGCCGTACGGGAAAGACAGACGGATGGAAGAAAATCCGCTCCGAGTTCCCCGACTTTGGACTGTGAGAAGGCGGACTCGGCTGTCCAGGCCTCTCTGTCGCTACCGGCCACCCCTGTGGGCAAAATCTCAGACAACAGCTTTACCTCTCCTAAAG GTATTCCCAACGGTTTCGGTACCACTCCCCTCACTCCTTCCGCCAGGATATCTGCACTTAACATTGTGGGGGACCTCTTGAGAAAAGTGGGT GCCTTAGAATCCAAGCTTGCTGCATGCAGGAACTTTGCCAAGGACCAGGCGTCGCGCAAGTCTTATGTCCCGGGAAGCATgaacagcagtagcagcagcacaagcAGCATACTAAACAGCGGAACAAAGTTCTCCCATCCCGGGCACACTACGTTCTTTGATAAGGG GCAGGAAAAGGTCATACTGCCCACGTTGTTTATGG ATTATTACAGACAAGCGGCTGCCGGGTCACTGGGGCCGCCCTTCCCGAGAGCGTTCCAGACGCACCCCAGATTGGTAAACGGAGCGTACATGACAATGTAG
- the NDEL1 gene encoding nuclear distribution protein nudE-like 1 isoform X4, with amino-acid sequence MISLNMDNEEIPEFTSPKEEILYWKELSRTYKQSYQEARDELVEFQEGSRELEAELETQLVQAEQRNRDLLADNQRLKYEGESLKEKLEHQYSQSYKQVSLLEDELSRARSIKDQLHKYVRELEQANDDLERAKRATIVSLEDFEQRLNQAIERNAFLESELDEKESLLVSVQRLKDEARDLRQELAVRERQTDGRKSAPSSPTLDCEKADSAVQASLSLPATPVGKISDNSFTSPKGIPNGFGTTPLTPSARISALNIVGDLLRKVGALESKLAACRNFAKDQASRKSYVPGSMNSSSSSTSSILNSGTKFSHPGHTTFFDKGAVNGYEPPGIRGSQPPSPPGMLPLTV; translated from the exons ATTTCCCTAAACATGGACAATGAAGAGATCCCGGAGTTCACCAGCCCCAAAGAGGAGATCCTGTATTGGAAGGAGCTGTCCAGGACGTATAAACAGAG CTACCAGGAGGCGCGGGACGAGTTAGTGGAGTTTCAGGAGGGCAGCCGAGAGCTGGAGGCCGAGCTGGAGACGCAACTTGTTCAGGCAGAGCAGAGGAATCGCGACTTGCTAGCGGACAACCAAAGGCTAAAGTACGAGGGGGAGAGCCTGAAG GAGAAGTTGGAGCATCAGTACTCCCAGAGCTACAAACAGGTGTCGCTGCTGGAGGATGAGCTGAGCCGGGCGCGTAGTATTAAGGACCAGCTACATAAGTATGTCAGAGAGTTGGAACAGGCCAACGACGACCTGGAAAGAGCCAAGCG GGCAACCATCGTGTCTCTAGAGGACTTTGAACAGAGGCTAAATCAGGCCATTGAGAGGAACGCGTTTTTGGAGAGCGAGCTCGATGAAAAGGAGTCTTTGTTAGTCTCCGTACAGAGATTAAAGGACGAGGCGCGAG attTAAGGCAGGAATTAGCCGTACGGGAAAGACAGACGGATGGAAGAAAATCCGCTCCGAGTTCCCCGACTTTGGACTGTGAGAAGGCGGACTCGGCTGTCCAGGCCTCTCTGTCGCTACCGGCCACCCCTGTGGGCAAAATCTCAGACAACAGCTTTACCTCTCCTAAAG GTATTCCCAACGGTTTCGGTACCACTCCCCTCACTCCTTCCGCCAGGATATCTGCACTTAACATTGTGGGGGACCTCTTGAGAAAAGTGGGT GCCTTAGAATCCAAGCTTGCTGCATGCAGGAACTTTGCCAAGGACCAGGCGTCGCGCAAGTCTTATGTCCCGGGAAGCATgaacagcagtagcagcagcacaagcAGCATACTAAACAGCGGAACAAAGTTCTCCCATCCCGGGCACACTACGTTCTTTGATAAGGG GGCAGTGAATGGCTACGAACCTCCAGGTATCCGCGGATCGCAGCCTCCGTCCCCGCCAGGAATGCTCCCGCTCACCGTATGA
- the NDEL1 gene encoding nuclear distribution protein nudE-like 1 isoform X5, whose amino-acid sequence MISLNMDNEEIPEFTSPKEEILYWKELSRTYKQSYQEARDELVEFQEGSRELEAELETQLVQAEQRNRDLLADNQRLKYEGESLKEKLEHQYSQSYKQVSLLEDELSRARSIKDQLHKYVRELEQANDDLERAKRATIVSLEDFEQRLNQAIERNAFLESELDEKESLLVSVQRLKDEARDLRQELAVRERQTDGRKSAPSSPTLDCEKADSAVQASLSLPATPVGKISDNSFTSPKGIPNGFGTTPLTPSARISALNIVGDLLRKVGALESKLAACRNFAKDQASRKSYVPGSMNSSSSSTSSILNSGTKFSHPGHTTFFDKGQEKVILPTLFMGQ is encoded by the exons ATTTCCCTAAACATGGACAATGAAGAGATCCCGGAGTTCACCAGCCCCAAAGAGGAGATCCTGTATTGGAAGGAGCTGTCCAGGACGTATAAACAGAG CTACCAGGAGGCGCGGGACGAGTTAGTGGAGTTTCAGGAGGGCAGCCGAGAGCTGGAGGCCGAGCTGGAGACGCAACTTGTTCAGGCAGAGCAGAGGAATCGCGACTTGCTAGCGGACAACCAAAGGCTAAAGTACGAGGGGGAGAGCCTGAAG GAGAAGTTGGAGCATCAGTACTCCCAGAGCTACAAACAGGTGTCGCTGCTGGAGGATGAGCTGAGCCGGGCGCGTAGTATTAAGGACCAGCTACATAAGTATGTCAGAGAGTTGGAACAGGCCAACGACGACCTGGAAAGAGCCAAGCG GGCAACCATCGTGTCTCTAGAGGACTTTGAACAGAGGCTAAATCAGGCCATTGAGAGGAACGCGTTTTTGGAGAGCGAGCTCGATGAAAAGGAGTCTTTGTTAGTCTCCGTACAGAGATTAAAGGACGAGGCGCGAG attTAAGGCAGGAATTAGCCGTACGGGAAAGACAGACGGATGGAAGAAAATCCGCTCCGAGTTCCCCGACTTTGGACTGTGAGAAGGCGGACTCGGCTGTCCAGGCCTCTCTGTCGCTACCGGCCACCCCTGTGGGCAAAATCTCAGACAACAGCTTTACCTCTCCTAAAG GTATTCCCAACGGTTTCGGTACCACTCCCCTCACTCCTTCCGCCAGGATATCTGCACTTAACATTGTGGGGGACCTCTTGAGAAAAGTGGGT GCCTTAGAATCCAAGCTTGCTGCATGCAGGAACTTTGCCAAGGACCAGGCGTCGCGCAAGTCTTATGTCCCGGGAAGCATgaacagcagtagcagcagcacaagcAGCATACTAAACAGCGGAACAAAGTTCTCCCATCCCGGGCACACTACGTTCTTTGATAAGGG GCAGGAAAAGGTCATACTGCCCACGTTGTTTATGG GGCAGTGA
- the NDEL1 gene encoding nuclear distribution protein nudE-like 1 isoform X3: MDNEEIPEFTSPKEEILYWKELSRTYKQSYQEARDELVEFQEGSRELEAELETQLVQAEQRNRDLLADNQRLKYEGESLKEKLEHQYSQSYKQVSLLEDELSRARSIKDQLHKYVRELEQANDDLERAKRATIVSLEDFEQRLNQAIERNAFLESELDEKESLLVSVQRLKDEARDLRQELAVRERQTDGRKSAPSSPTLDCEKADSAVQASLSLPATPVGKISDNSFTSPKGIPNGFGTTPLTPSARISALNIVGDLLRKVGALESKLAACRNFAKDQASRKSYVPGSMNSSSSSTSSILNSGTKFSHPGHTTFFDKGQEKVILPTLFMVDYYRQAAAGSLGPPFPRAFQTHPRLVNGAYMTM, from the exons ATGGACAATGAAGAGATCCCGGAGTTCACCAGCCCCAAAGAGGAGATCCTGTATTGGAAGGAGCTGTCCAGGACGTATAAACAGAG CTACCAGGAGGCGCGGGACGAGTTAGTGGAGTTTCAGGAGGGCAGCCGAGAGCTGGAGGCCGAGCTGGAGACGCAACTTGTTCAGGCAGAGCAGAGGAATCGCGACTTGCTAGCGGACAACCAAAGGCTAAAGTACGAGGGGGAGAGCCTGAAG GAGAAGTTGGAGCATCAGTACTCCCAGAGCTACAAACAGGTGTCGCTGCTGGAGGATGAGCTGAGCCGGGCGCGTAGTATTAAGGACCAGCTACATAAGTATGTCAGAGAGTTGGAACAGGCCAACGACGACCTGGAAAGAGCCAAGCG GGCAACCATCGTGTCTCTAGAGGACTTTGAACAGAGGCTAAATCAGGCCATTGAGAGGAACGCGTTTTTGGAGAGCGAGCTCGATGAAAAGGAGTCTTTGTTAGTCTCCGTACAGAGATTAAAGGACGAGGCGCGAG attTAAGGCAGGAATTAGCCGTACGGGAAAGACAGACGGATGGAAGAAAATCCGCTCCGAGTTCCCCGACTTTGGACTGTGAGAAGGCGGACTCGGCTGTCCAGGCCTCTCTGTCGCTACCGGCCACCCCTGTGGGCAAAATCTCAGACAACAGCTTTACCTCTCCTAAAG GTATTCCCAACGGTTTCGGTACCACTCCCCTCACTCCTTCCGCCAGGATATCTGCACTTAACATTGTGGGGGACCTCTTGAGAAAAGTGGGT GCCTTAGAATCCAAGCTTGCTGCATGCAGGAACTTTGCCAAGGACCAGGCGTCGCGCAAGTCTTATGTCCCGGGAAGCATgaacagcagtagcagcagcacaagcAGCATACTAAACAGCGGAACAAAGTTCTCCCATCCCGGGCACACTACGTTCTTTGATAAGGG GCAGGAAAAGGTCATACTGCCCACGTTGTTTATGG TAGATTATTACAGACAAGCGGCTGCCGGGTCACTGGGGCCGCCCTTCCCGAGAGCGTTCCAGACGCACCCCAGATTGGTAAACGGAGCGTACATGACAATGTAG